In Bacteroidota bacterium, the sequence TCAGCGAGGTTCTAGGATTACTTGCACGGGCGGCAGGACTCGAACCTGCAGCCTGCGGTTTTGGAGACCGCTGCTCTGCCAATTGAGCTACGCCCGTGTAAAAGCAGCCGGCAAGATTCGCAGGAATCCAGTCGCCGGCTGCTCAAATCAATTACTTGATAATTTTGGAAACAACACCTGCACCAACTGTGCGGCCACCTTCACGGATTGCAAAGCGCAAGCCTTCTTCCATCGCCACTGGCTGGATCAGGGTTACTTTAAACTGCGTGTTGTCACCTGGCATTAC encodes:
- the tuf gene encoding elongation factor Tu (EF-Tu; promotes GTP-dependent binding of aminoacyl-tRNA to the A-site of ribosomes during protein biosynthesis; when the tRNA anticodon matches the mRNA codon, GTP hydrolysis results; the inactive EF-Tu-GDP leaves the ribosome and release of GDP is promoted by elongation factor Ts; many prokaryotes have two copies of the gene encoding EF-Tu) codes for the protein VMPGDNTQFKVTLIQPVAMEEGLRFAIREGGRTVGAGVVSKIIK